The Cellulomonas sp. P24 genome contains a region encoding:
- the leuS gene encoding leucine--tRNA ligase: MTAQDSTTPTHPTDTAPQSGGEVPFRYTSALAGELEQRWQDTWDARGTFFAANPSGPLTDGSGAHAKTQGRSFFVMDMFPYPSGAGLHVGHPLGYIATDVVGRFRRMQGDNVLHALGYDAFGLPAEQYAVQTGQHPRVTTEANIVTMRRQLRRLGLGHDPRRTFATTDSDYVRWTQWIFLQIFDSWYDVDAVRPDGGTGRARPIDELVAEYASGRRALPEDAPETTWDALSDVDRRRVVDAQRLAYVSDAPVNWCPGLGTVLANEEVTSDGRSERGNYPVFQRTLRQWKMRITAYADRLADDLDLIDWPEKVRSMQRNWIGRSEGARVVFDVANATETESIEVFTTRPDTLFGATFMVVAPEHPLLDAVPSAWPDGTRSTWTGGHGTPVDAVAAYRREAAAKTAVERQADAKQKTGVFTGFLARNPVNGQLIPVFTADYVLMGYGTGAIMAVPGGDDRDFAFAEAFHLPVVYTVAPPEGFEGGAYTGDGTTINSSNDEISLDGLGVDDAKRSVITWLEGRGAGTGSITYRLRDWLFSRQRYWGEPFPIVYDENDLPLALPDALLPVDLPDVPDYSPRTFAPDDANSSPEPPLGRNEDWVHVTLDLGDGPRVYRRDTNTMPNWAGSCWYYLRYLDPSDSAQVVSPELEAFWMGPDHNPTAGVAGGVDLYVGGVEHAVLHLLYARFWHKVLYDLGHVTSREPFHTLFNQGYIQAYAYADARGQYVPADEVVETTAEDGSTTYRWNGEEVQREYGKMGKSLKNVVTPDDMYDAYGADTFRVYEMSMGPLDVSRPWDTRAVVGSQRFLQRLWRNVVDEATGALVVTDDEPTLETTRLVHRTIADTTVEMEAMRVNTAIAKLIVLNNHLTSLAATPRAAVEPLVLMLAPIAPHIAEELWERLGHTESLAHHAYPVADPQYLVEDTVTCVLQVQGKVRGRLEVTPGIAEDELRALALADPAVQRALDGRDVRTVIVRAPKLVNVVPA; encoded by the coding sequence GTGACTGCGCAGGACTCGACGACGCCCACCCACCCCACCGACACGGCGCCGCAGAGTGGCGGTGAGGTGCCCTTCCGCTACACGAGCGCCCTCGCAGGAGAGCTCGAGCAGCGCTGGCAGGACACCTGGGACGCGCGCGGCACGTTCTTCGCGGCCAACCCGTCGGGACCGCTGACGGACGGCAGCGGCGCGCACGCCAAGACCCAGGGGCGCTCGTTCTTCGTGATGGACATGTTCCCGTACCCGTCCGGCGCCGGCCTGCACGTCGGGCACCCGCTCGGGTACATCGCGACGGACGTCGTCGGGCGGTTCCGGCGGATGCAGGGCGACAACGTGCTGCACGCGCTCGGGTACGACGCCTTCGGCCTCCCGGCCGAGCAGTACGCGGTCCAGACGGGCCAGCACCCCCGAGTCACCACGGAAGCCAACATCGTGACGATGCGGCGTCAGCTGCGACGTCTCGGCCTCGGCCACGACCCGCGACGGACCTTCGCCACCACCGACTCGGACTACGTCCGCTGGACGCAGTGGATCTTCCTGCAGATCTTCGACTCGTGGTACGACGTGGACGCGGTCCGGCCCGACGGTGGCACCGGACGCGCCCGCCCGATCGACGAGCTCGTCGCCGAGTACGCCTCGGGCCGTCGTGCCCTGCCCGAGGACGCCCCGGAGACCACCTGGGACGCCCTGAGCGACGTCGACCGCCGGCGGGTCGTCGACGCGCAGCGGCTCGCCTACGTCTCGGACGCCCCGGTCAACTGGTGCCCGGGCCTGGGCACCGTGCTCGCCAACGAGGAGGTCACCTCCGACGGTCGCAGCGAGCGTGGGAACTACCCGGTGTTCCAGCGCACCTTGCGCCAGTGGAAGATGCGCATCACCGCCTACGCCGACCGTCTCGCCGACGACCTCGACCTGATCGACTGGCCCGAGAAGGTCCGGTCCATGCAGCGGAACTGGATCGGCCGGTCCGAGGGGGCGCGCGTCGTGTTCGACGTCGCCAACGCGACCGAGACCGAGTCGATCGAGGTGTTCACGACGCGCCCCGACACGCTCTTCGGCGCGACGTTCATGGTCGTCGCCCCCGAGCACCCGCTGCTCGACGCCGTGCCGTCTGCCTGGCCCGACGGCACCCGGAGCACCTGGACCGGCGGCCACGGCACCCCCGTCGACGCGGTTGCCGCCTACCGGCGTGAGGCAGCGGCCAAGACTGCCGTCGAGCGTCAGGCCGACGCCAAGCAGAAGACTGGGGTCTTCACCGGCTTCCTCGCGCGCAACCCGGTCAACGGCCAGCTCATCCCGGTGTTCACCGCGGACTACGTGCTGATGGGCTACGGCACCGGCGCGATCATGGCCGTCCCCGGCGGCGACGATCGGGACTTCGCCTTCGCGGAGGCCTTCCACCTCCCGGTCGTGTACACGGTCGCACCGCCCGAGGGGTTCGAGGGCGGCGCGTACACGGGCGACGGCACGACGATCAACTCGTCGAACGACGAGATCAGCCTCGACGGCCTCGGCGTCGACGACGCCAAGCGGTCCGTGATCACGTGGCTCGAGGGACGCGGTGCGGGCACCGGCAGCATCACCTACCGCCTGCGCGACTGGTTGTTCAGCCGGCAGCGGTACTGGGGCGAGCCGTTCCCGATCGTCTACGACGAGAACGACCTGCCGCTCGCCCTGCCGGACGCGCTGCTCCCGGTCGACCTGCCGGACGTCCCCGACTACTCCCCGCGGACCTTCGCACCGGACGACGCGAACTCCTCGCCCGAGCCCCCGCTCGGTCGCAACGAGGACTGGGTGCACGTGACCCTGGACCTGGGTGACGGTCCGCGCGTCTACCGCCGTGACACCAACACGATGCCGAACTGGGCAGGGTCCTGCTGGTACTACCTGCGCTACCTCGACCCGTCGGACTCCGCGCAGGTGGTCTCGCCCGAGCTCGAGGCGTTCTGGATGGGCCCGGACCACAACCCGACGGCCGGGGTCGCCGGCGGCGTGGACCTGTACGTCGGGGGAGTCGAGCACGCCGTCCTGCACCTGCTGTACGCGCGGTTCTGGCACAAGGTGCTGTACGACCTCGGGCACGTCACGAGCCGCGAGCCGTTCCACACGCTGTTCAACCAGGGGTACATCCAGGCGTACGCCTACGCCGACGCGCGCGGGCAGTACGTCCCGGCGGACGAGGTCGTCGAGACCACGGCCGAGGACGGGTCGACGACGTACCGCTGGAACGGCGAGGAGGTGCAGCGCGAGTACGGGAAGATGGGCAAGTCGCTCAAGAACGTCGTGACCCCGGACGACATGTACGACGCCTACGGCGCGGACACGTTCCGTGTCTACGAGATGTCGATGGGCCCGCTGGACGTCTCGCGTCCGTGGGACACGCGGGCCGTCGTCGGGTCGCAGCGTTTCCTGCAGCGGCTGTGGCGCAACGTCGTCGACGAGGCGACCGGTGCACTCGTCGTCACGGATGACGAGCCCACCCTCGAGACGACACGCCTGGTGCACCGCACCATCGCGGACACGACCGTCGAGATGGAGGCGATGCGGGTCAACACCGCGATCGCCAAGCTCATCGTCCTCAACAACCACCTGACGTCGCTCGCCGCGACCCCTCGTGCGGCGGTCGAGCCCCTGGTGCTCATGCTCGCGCCGATCGCCCCGCACATCGCCGAGGAGCTGTGGGAGCGGCTCGGGCACACGGAGTCCCTCGCGCACCACGCGTACCCGGTCGCCGACCCCCAGTACCTGGTCGAGGACACGGTGACCTGCGTCCTGCAGGTGCAGGGCAAGGTGCGTGGCCGGCTCGAGGTCACCCCCGGCATCGCCGAGGACGAGCTCCGCGCGCTCGCGCTCGCCGACCCGGCGGTGCAACGGGCTCTCGATGGCCGGGACGTGCGCACCGTGATCGTCCGGGCACCCAAGCTCGTCAACGTCGTCCCTGCATAG
- a CDS encoding DegV family protein, producing the protein MTTGPIRVVTDSTASVPPDLAARWGLTVVPLTVRFGGTHGLEGVDLPAAALVERLRSGDPVTTSQPSPETFARVFADAADAGARAVVSVHLSGALSGTVSSAQLGAESCRVPVDVVDSRSVAMGLGLAAAAAAEAVERGADVEAAALAARRAGEGAAAYFLVDTLDHLRRGGRLGAGAAALGTLLGMRPILTVRDGHLEVLEKVRSRAGSRARLEALAVDEVARRGSARVAVHHLGDDDAARDLADRLTRALADRLAAWPGESSGRVLVSEASAVIGAHVGPGLLAVVVGDR; encoded by the coding sequence ATGACCACCGGACCGATCCGGGTCGTCACGGACTCGACGGCGTCGGTGCCGCCGGACCTGGCCGCGCGGTGGGGGCTGACGGTCGTCCCGCTCACAGTCCGGTTCGGAGGGACGCACGGTCTCGAGGGGGTGGACCTGCCGGCAGCGGCGCTCGTCGAGCGGCTCCGCTCGGGTGACCCGGTCACGACGTCCCAGCCCTCTCCCGAGACGTTCGCCCGGGTCTTCGCGGACGCCGCCGACGCCGGTGCCCGGGCGGTGGTCTCGGTCCACCTCTCCGGGGCGCTGTCCGGGACGGTGAGCTCCGCGCAGCTCGGCGCCGAGAGCTGCCGGGTGCCCGTGGACGTGGTCGACTCGCGATCGGTGGCGATGGGTCTCGGCCTCGCGGCGGCCGCTGCGGCCGAGGCCGTCGAGCGCGGGGCGGACGTCGAGGCCGCGGCACTCGCGGCTCGACGTGCGGGGGAGGGCGCCGCGGCGTACTTCCTGGTCGACACGCTCGACCATCTCCGGCGCGGCGGACGGCTCGGGGCCGGTGCGGCCGCCCTGGGCACGCTGCTCGGGATGCGGCCGATCCTCACGGTGCGGGACGGCCACCTCGAGGTCCTCGAGAAGGTCCGCAGCCGCGCCGGGTCGCGTGCGAGGCTCGAGGCACTGGCTGTCGACGAGGTCGCGCGGCGGGGCAGCGCCCGGGTCGCGGTCCATCACCTCGGTGACGACGACGCGGCGCGTGACCTCGCGGACCGGCTCACGCGGGCGCTCGCCGACCGGCTCGCGGCGTGGCCCGGCGAGTCGAGCGGACGGGTCCTGGTGTCGGAGGCGAGCGCGGTGATCGGTGCCCATGTCGGCCCGGGACTACTCGCTGTGGTCGTCGGAGACCGCTGA
- a CDS encoding helix-hairpin-helix domain-containing protein, which translates to MPSRTPRTTDVGTTRERRLRALGTASTVYSAAYGHPLDHEALDAVDRRVPLFRWTVHPVSAVVAGLAVLALGGGVLVWSARATPSDGVPLGVTAAAGGASAGGGREGAVAGGGPEEAAAGGGPESTSAGAASSGGSGTSAGSGATGVPAGTSGTGVVVHVVGQVVSPGVVHLPTGARVTDAIAAAGGATAAADVSAVNLARVLVDGEQILVPRPGEVVTPPQRVAEGAADALTDLNSATLTELDALPGIGPVLAQRILDWRAAHGRFADIEELAEVPGIGDSVLAGLRERVRV; encoded by the coding sequence ATGCCGAGCCGGACACCGCGCACGACGGACGTCGGCACGACGCGTGAACGACGTCTCCGGGCGCTTGGGACGGCCTCGACGGTCTACTCGGCGGCCTACGGCCACCCTCTCGACCACGAGGCCCTGGATGCCGTCGACCGCCGGGTCCCGCTGTTCCGCTGGACCGTCCACCCGGTGTCCGCCGTGGTCGCCGGGCTCGCGGTGCTCGCCCTCGGCGGCGGGGTCCTGGTGTGGTCCGCGCGAGCCACTCCGTCGGACGGCGTCCCGCTCGGTGTGACAGCCGCGGCGGGTGGTGCCTCGGCCGGCGGCGGGCGGGAGGGGGCCGTGGCCGGCGGCGGGCCGGAGGAGGCCGCGGCCGGCGGCGGGCCGGAGAGCACCTCGGCCGGTGCCGCCTCGTCGGGTGGGAGCGGCACGTCCGCCGGGTCCGGCGCGACCGGTGTCCCCGCGGGAACGAGCGGCACCGGCGTCGTCGTGCACGTCGTCGGTCAGGTCGTGAGTCCCGGGGTGGTCCACCTGCCGACGGGGGCCCGGGTGACCGACGCCATCGCCGCAGCGGGCGGGGCGACGGCAGCGGCCGACGTGTCCGCGGTGAACCTCGCGCGGGTGCTCGTCGACGGCGAGCAGATCCTCGTCCCGCGACCTGGCGAGGTCGTGACGCCGCCGCAGCGGGTGGCCGAGGGGGCTGCCGACGCGCTGACCGACCTCAACAGCGCGACGCTCACCGAGCTGGACGCGCTGCCCGGCATCGGCCCCGTCCTTGCCCAGCGGATCCTCGACTGGCGGGCGGCGCACGGGCGGTTCGCGGACATCGAGGAGCTGGCGGAGGTCCCCGGGATCGGGGACAGCGTCCTCGCCGGCCTGCGGGAGCGGGTGCGCGTGTGA